One window of the Pseudomonas lurida genome contains the following:
- a CDS encoding UTRA domain-containing protein — translation MRDEAIKAVTSIGLALQEQIDHGLLPPASKLPAERKLSELFGTTRITVREALLQLEAQGQIYREERRGWFVSPPRLAYNLMQRSHFHAMVNAQGRVASTEVISARLQPASAAVCAWLQLPALSSVIQICRSRRIDGRLVLYVEHYLNPQYFPGILACDLNQSMTELYARKYDLHYGRVRFEIVPTSLPVEAAAALRVSVGSPGLRIARVNYDQHQRLIDCDLEFWRHDAIHVGVDVI, via the coding sequence ATGCGTGATGAGGCAATCAAGGCGGTGACATCCATCGGCCTGGCGCTGCAAGAGCAGATCGACCATGGCCTGTTGCCGCCAGCCAGCAAATTGCCCGCCGAGCGCAAGCTCAGCGAGTTGTTTGGTACCACTCGGATTACGGTGCGGGAAGCCTTGTTACAACTGGAAGCCCAAGGGCAGATCTACCGTGAGGAGCGGCGCGGCTGGTTCGTCTCGCCGCCACGGTTGGCCTACAACCTGATGCAACGCAGCCACTTTCACGCGATGGTCAACGCCCAAGGGCGCGTGGCGTCCACTGAAGTGATCTCTGCGCGGCTGCAACCGGCGTCGGCAGCGGTGTGTGCCTGGTTGCAGTTGCCGGCGCTGTCCAGCGTGATCCAGATCTGCCGGAGCCGGCGCATTGATGGGCGCTTGGTGTTATACGTGGAGCACTACCTGAACCCGCAGTATTTCCCGGGGATCCTGGCGTGCGATTTGAATCAGTCGATGACCGAGCTATATGCCCGCAAATACGACCTGCATTACGGTCGGGTACGCTTTGAAATCGTACCGACGTCACTGCCGGTTGAGGCCGCCGCCGCATTGCGCGTATCGGTAGGCAGCCCGGGCTTGCGTATTGCCCGGGTCAACTACGACCAGCACCAGCGGCTGATCGACTGCGACCTGGAGTTCTGGCGCCATGACGCTATTCACGTTGGCGTAGATGTGATCTGA
- the leuD gene encoding 3-isopropylmalate dehydratase small subunit has product MSQLPFTLVTGKAAPMLAANIDTDVIMPKQFLKGIDRSGLDRGLFFDLRFLPSGEPNPAFVLNQPAWEGASFMVVGSNFGCGSSREHAVWGLKQMGIRALIGSSFAGIFYDNCQRNGVLLITLDEAVLQQLGKTVSQADQAQISVDLDAQKIYLADGQVIPFQIDTLRKTALLLGLDAIGSTLQRSDEIKAFERRHLQANPWLN; this is encoded by the coding sequence ATGAGCCAGCTACCGTTTACCTTGGTCACCGGCAAGGCCGCGCCGATGCTGGCGGCCAACATCGACACCGATGTGATCATGCCCAAGCAGTTCCTCAAGGGCATCGACCGCAGCGGCCTGGACCGTGGGCTGTTCTTCGACTTGCGCTTCTTGCCGTCCGGCGAGCCCAACCCCGCTTTCGTGTTGAACCAGCCGGCCTGGGAGGGCGCGAGTTTCATGGTGGTCGGGTCTAACTTCGGCTGCGGTTCCAGCCGTGAACACGCGGTGTGGGGGCTGAAGCAGATGGGCATCCGCGCGTTGATCGGCAGCAGCTTTGCCGGGATTTTCTATGACAATTGCCAGCGTAACGGGGTGTTGTTGATCACCCTGGACGAGGCCGTGCTGCAGCAGTTGGGCAAGACGGTCAGCCAGGCGGACCAGGCGCAGATCAGTGTGGACCTTGACGCCCAAAAGATTTACCTGGCGGATGGCCAGGTGATCCCGTTCCAGATCGATACGTTGCGCAAGACCGCCCTGCTGCTGGGCCTGGATGCCATCGGCAGTACCTTGCAGCGCAGTGACGAGATCAAGGCCTTCGAACGTCGACACCTGCAAGCCAACCCCTGGCTCAACTGA
- a CDS encoding metal ABC transporter ATP-binding protein produces the protein MTAAQRLNAISVGPTLEFDKVSLTLGRTVILDAVSFQVQPGSIHALVGPNGGGKSSLIKTLLGQTPHQGRLSLHWPAAPGTIGYVPQALEFDRGLPMTVDDFMAAMCQRRPAFLGLSKHYAGAIGDALERVGMQDKRKRRMGALSGGERQRVLLAQGLIPAPHLLVLDEPMSALDEAGIQVFERLLNDWRLAGITVLWIEHDLEAVGRLADRVTGLNRRVLFDATPKEALTPDRLLTLFSTHPRSPAQ, from the coding sequence ATGACGGCGGCGCAACGACTGAATGCGATCAGCGTCGGCCCGACGCTTGAGTTCGACAAGGTCTCGCTGACCCTGGGCCGCACGGTGATCCTCGATGCCGTGAGCTTTCAGGTACAGCCGGGCAGCATCCATGCACTGGTCGGCCCCAATGGCGGCGGCAAGAGCTCGCTGATCAAGACCCTGCTGGGGCAAACGCCCCATCAGGGGCGCTTGAGCCTGCACTGGCCGGCCGCGCCCGGCACCATCGGTTATGTGCCCCAGGCCCTGGAGTTCGACCGTGGCTTGCCGATGACCGTGGATGATTTCATGGCAGCCATGTGTCAACGACGCCCTGCGTTTCTTGGACTGTCCAAGCATTACGCCGGCGCGATTGGGGATGCGCTGGAACGCGTTGGCATGCAGGACAAACGCAAGCGGCGCATGGGCGCGCTGTCCGGCGGTGAACGCCAGCGCGTATTGCTGGCCCAGGGGCTGATTCCGGCACCGCACCTGCTGGTGCTGGATGAGCCGATGTCGGCCCTCGATGAAGCCGGTATCCAGGTGTTCGAACGCCTGCTCAATGACTGGCGCCTGGCCGGGATCACCGTGCTGTGGATCGAGCATGACCTGGAAGCCGTGGGACGCCTGGCAGACCGCGTCACCGGCCTCAACCGTCGCGTACTGTTCGATGCCACGCCAAAGGAGGCGCTGACCCCAGATCGCCTGCTCACCCTGTTCTCCACCCACCCTCGGAGCCCGGCGCAATGA
- a CDS encoding ABC transporter substrate-binding protein — protein sequence MKQLFLASLLGSTIAMCTAAMAADTDLKTLEAAAKAEGAVNSVGMPDDWANWKGTWEDLAKTYGLKHIDTDMSSAQEIAKFKAEKDNASADIGDVGAAFGPIAVKQEVTQPYKPSTWAQVPDWAKDKDGHWALAYTGTIAFIVNKKLLHGSEVPTSWADLQNGKYKVSIGDVSTAAQAANGVLAAAIANKGDEKNIAPGLQFFTKIAQQGRLSLSNPTIATLEKGEVEVGVVWDFNGLSYKAKMANPDDYVVLIPSDGSVKSGYTTIINKYAKHPNAAKLTREYIFSDAGQLNLAKGNARPIRAETDLKLPADIAKNLIPGEQYTKANPQPIKDADAWEVTSKKLPQLWNEQVIVEMK from the coding sequence ATGAAACAGCTTTTCCTGGCATCACTGTTAGGCTCGACCATTGCCATGTGCACCGCCGCCATGGCCGCTGATACCGATCTAAAAACTCTGGAAGCCGCCGCGAAAGCGGAAGGTGCCGTCAACAGCGTCGGCATGCCCGATGACTGGGCCAACTGGAAAGGCACCTGGGAAGACCTCGCCAAGACCTACGGCCTCAAGCACATCGACACCGACATGAGCTCGGCCCAGGAAATCGCCAAGTTCAAGGCCGAGAAAGACAACGCCAGCGCCGATATCGGCGATGTGGGCGCAGCATTCGGCCCGATTGCGGTGAAGCAGGAAGTCACCCAGCCGTATAAACCGTCCACCTGGGCGCAGGTTCCGGATTGGGCGAAGGACAAGGATGGTCACTGGGCACTGGCCTACACCGGCACCATCGCGTTTATCGTCAACAAGAAGCTGCTGCACGGTTCTGAAGTGCCAACCAGCTGGGCTGATCTGCAGAACGGCAAATACAAAGTCTCCATCGGTGACGTGAGCACCGCGGCGCAAGCGGCCAACGGTGTACTCGCAGCAGCCATTGCCAATAAAGGTGACGAAAAGAACATCGCCCCCGGCCTGCAGTTCTTCACCAAGATCGCCCAGCAAGGCCGTCTCTCGCTGTCCAACCCAACCATCGCCACCCTGGAAAAAGGCGAAGTCGAGGTGGGCGTGGTCTGGGACTTCAACGGTCTGAGCTACAAGGCGAAGATGGCCAACCCGGATGACTACGTGGTGCTGATCCCGTCGGATGGCTCGGTGAAATCCGGCTACACCACCATCATCAACAAATACGCCAAGCACCCGAACGCCGCCAAGCTGACGCGTGAGTACATCTTCAGCGACGCCGGCCAGCTCAACCTGGCGAAAGGCAACGCACGCCCGATCCGCGCTGAAACCGACCTGAAACTGCCGGCCGACATCGCCAAGAACCTCATCCCGGGCGAGCAGTACACCAAAGCCAACCCGCAGCCGATCAAGGATGCCGATGCCTGGGAAGTGACGTCCAAGAAACTGCCACAACTGTGGAACGAGCAGGTCATCGTTGAAATGAAGTAA
- a CDS encoding LysR substrate-binding domain-containing protein, giving the protein MTNKKDTVPLPEDLRVFLTVIRKAGFAAAADELGLSPAYVSKRIQILETTLATRLLHRTSRRIALTEDGERVQRWAVRILEDFQQLSDELSDAHDSPRGRLHLCSSFGFGRNHVAPALSLLAEQYPDLEIRLDLFDRVVDIVSEGFDLEIRVGDDIPGQHIGRRLVSNRRVLCAAPAYLQRRGTPHQLSDLEQHDCLVLKERDNAFGIWNLEHDGAQESVRVRGPLSSNNGEIVLQWALDGRGVLLRSMWDVKPLLEQGKLVQVLHGYTQSANVWAVYPTRLAYSGKLRACVEFLQEHFKGLSI; this is encoded by the coding sequence ATGACTAACAAGAAAGATACCGTGCCCCTACCCGAAGACCTACGGGTGTTCCTGACCGTGATCCGCAAGGCCGGCTTCGCAGCGGCTGCCGATGAGCTCGGGCTGTCGCCGGCCTACGTCAGCAAGCGCATCCAGATCCTCGAAACCACCCTGGCCACCCGCCTGCTACATCGCACCAGCCGACGCATCGCCCTGACCGAAGACGGTGAACGGGTACAGCGCTGGGCCGTGCGCATCCTGGAAGACTTCCAGCAACTCTCCGATGAACTCTCCGACGCCCATGACAGCCCTCGCGGCCGCCTGCACTTGTGCAGCAGCTTCGGCTTCGGCCGCAATCATGTGGCCCCGGCCCTGTCGTTGCTGGCAGAGCAGTACCCGGACCTGGAAATCCGCCTGGACCTGTTCGACCGCGTGGTAGACATCGTCAGCGAAGGCTTCGACCTGGAGATCCGCGTGGGTGACGACATCCCCGGCCAGCACATCGGTCGCCGGCTGGTGAGCAACCGCCGCGTACTGTGCGCCGCGCCGGCTTATCTGCAGCGACGCGGGACACCGCACCAATTGAGCGACTTGGAGCAGCACGACTGCCTGGTGCTCAAGGAGCGCGATAACGCGTTTGGCATCTGGAACCTGGAGCACGACGGCGCCCAGGAAAGCGTGCGCGTGCGTGGCCCGCTGTCGTCGAACAATGGCGAGATTGTGTTGCAGTGGGCATTGGATGGGCGCGGGGTGCTGCTGCGTTCGATGTGGGATGTGAAGCCACTGCTGGAACAGGGCAAGCTGGTGCAGGTACTGCACGGATATACCCAGAGCGCGAATGTGTGGGCGGTGTACCCGACACGGCTGGCGTATTCCGGGAAACTGCGCGCCTGCGTGGAGTTCTTGCAGGAGCACTTCAAAGGGCTCTCGATCTAG
- a CDS encoding DUF6162 family protein, translated as MSTTQVVRPAGAGHETLYVLLLCLVILAVAGTVVALHGETQDVAAVPSHQLDARRDLSAAEQGIYADLRVTLDEIQLLQQEQSALPSPAQLAEEGFAPFAQDASSVSRGDHRWQLLQPSAYLGLSQAPGTSGSLLMRVDAAEPDIWLNRQANLAVPSDLSDQALIAAGWQQVVAQFDAGVTRQHRH; from the coding sequence ATGAGTACCACACAGGTTGTACGCCCCGCCGGGGCCGGTCATGAAACCCTCTACGTGCTGCTGTTGTGCCTGGTCATCCTCGCGGTGGCCGGCACGGTGGTGGCCTTGCACGGCGAAACCCAGGACGTTGCAGCGGTGCCCAGCCATCAATTGGACGCCCGCCGCGACCTGAGCGCCGCTGAACAAGGCATCTACGCCGACCTGCGCGTGACCCTGGATGAGATCCAGCTATTGCAGCAGGAGCAAAGCGCGCTGCCCAGCCCAGCACAATTGGCCGAAGAAGGCTTCGCACCGTTTGCCCAGGACGCCAGCTCGGTCAGCCGTGGCGATCATCGCTGGCAATTGCTCCAACCCTCGGCTTACCTGGGCTTGAGCCAGGCGCCCGGCACCAGTGGTTCGCTGCTGATGCGCGTGGACGCTGCCGAGCCGGACATCTGGCTCAACCGCCAAGCCAACCTCGCAGTTCCCTCCGACCTCTCTGACCAGGCGCTGATCGCAGCCGGCTGGCAGCAGGTGGTCGCGCAATTCGATGCCGGCGTGACCCGCCAGCACCGTCACTGA
- a CDS encoding metal ABC transporter solute-binding protein, Zn/Mn family, translated as MRSVLHPLALAIACLFTTPLMAAEAAKPAAHAAKPVKVLASLPITYGLAEVLLKGTDVQLERAAPANLPGSRQVSYFTGRGAPALSKLALDADAAIGLRSLWADDPLYPVARRSNIRIVEVDAARPVDGGLPGIAVQPGVTDGLNSQPWQSSNNMGRMADVLAADLSRLAPSAKPKIDANLAALKQRLLKLTADSEARLAKADNLSVVSLSDHFAYLVSSLNLEVLSTDARPDADWTPEALLTLSTELKDNDVAVVLHHRQPSEAVKAAVAAGGAQLLVLNVDGAEPVTELEGNVDQVIKALTP; from the coding sequence ATGCGTTCCGTTCTTCATCCTCTGGCCCTCGCCATCGCTTGTTTATTCACCACGCCGTTGATGGCGGCCGAAGCGGCCAAACCGGCTGCCCACGCGGCAAAACCGGTCAAAGTGCTGGCCTCGTTGCCGATCACCTATGGCCTGGCCGAGGTGCTGCTCAAGGGCACCGACGTACAACTCGAGCGCGCTGCCCCGGCCAACCTGCCGGGTTCGCGCCAGGTGTCCTACTTCACCGGCCGTGGCGCTCCGGCCCTCAGCAAGTTGGCGCTGGACGCCGATGCGGCCATCGGCCTGCGCTCACTGTGGGCCGATGATCCGCTGTACCCAGTGGCGCGGCGCAGCAATATCCGCATCGTCGAAGTCGACGCCGCACGCCCGGTAGACGGCGGCCTGCCGGGCATCGCGGTGCAGCCGGGCGTCACCGATGGCCTCAACAGCCAGCCATGGCAGTCGAGCAACAACATGGGACGCATGGCCGATGTGCTGGCCGCCGACCTGAGCCGGCTGGCCCCCTCTGCCAAGCCGAAGATCGATGCCAACCTCGCCGCCCTCAAGCAACGCTTGCTCAAACTCACCGCCGACAGCGAGGCGCGACTGGCCAAGGCGGATAACCTGAGCGTGGTCAGCCTGAGTGACCACTTCGCGTACCTGGTCAGCAGCCTGAACCTGGAAGTGCTCAGCACCGATGCGCGCCCTGACGCCGACTGGACGCCAGAAGCGCTGCTGACACTCAGTACCGAATTGAAGGACAACGATGTAGCGGTCGTGCTGCATCATCGTCAGCCGAGTGAGGCGGTGAAGGCGGCGGTCGCAGCCGGTGGTGCGCAGTTGCTGGTGCTGAATGTCGACGGCGCGGAGCCGGTCACGGAACTGGAGGGCAATGTGGACCAGGTGATCAAGGCGCTCACGCCATAG
- a CDS encoding PepSY-associated TM helix domain-containing protein, with the protein MSKKSRSKLWFLVHSWLALPIWFFVLIVCVTGTLAVVSQEIVWLANPDIRASKPTDDAEPLSYDQVIAAIKREEPQVFVQSISRPDESHFALSVDLSYPDGRSVEVYVNPYTGAIQGISPSFNFQQFTRALHGWWLVPFTNGYSWGWYLVSALGIPLLASLVTGLVVYKRFWKGFLRPTLRIRHGARIFWGDFHRLSGIWSIWFIAVISVTGIWFLIRAILGDNQISISTEPVIPVIAREKVPMSAPGVPAPMIPVDEAIKIATQRIPGLEASFISLPLNAYSHLQIGGRGWYPLMFQTAQINPYDGEVAAAHLLSDRSKLEFVTESMRPLHTGDFGGIWIKLIWAFFGLVMSMMVLSGLLIWTKRTALATLNALKREAKTQNKPVSIPAMQAETSEANS; encoded by the coding sequence ATGTCGAAGAAGTCACGCTCCAAACTCTGGTTTCTCGTACATAGCTGGCTGGCGTTGCCCATCTGGTTCTTTGTACTGATCGTCTGCGTCACCGGGACCCTGGCGGTGGTCAGCCAGGAGATCGTCTGGCTGGCCAACCCGGATATCCGCGCAAGCAAGCCGACGGACGACGCCGAACCCCTGAGCTATGACCAGGTGATCGCCGCCATCAAGCGCGAGGAACCGCAGGTGTTCGTCCAGTCGATCAGCCGTCCCGACGAGTCCCATTTCGCCCTCAGCGTCGACCTCAGTTACCCCGACGGGCGTTCGGTGGAGGTCTACGTCAACCCCTACACCGGTGCGATCCAGGGCATCAGCCCATCCTTCAACTTCCAGCAATTCACCCGCGCCCTGCACGGCTGGTGGCTGGTGCCGTTTACCAATGGCTACAGCTGGGGTTGGTACCTGGTGTCGGCACTCGGCATCCCGTTGCTGGCGTCGCTGGTCACCGGGCTGGTGGTGTACAAGCGTTTCTGGAAGGGCTTCCTGCGCCCTACCCTGCGCATCCGCCACGGCGCGCGGATATTCTGGGGTGACTTCCACCGCTTGAGCGGTATCTGGTCGATCTGGTTCATCGCGGTCATTTCCGTCACCGGCATCTGGTTCCTGATCCGGGCGATCCTGGGCGACAACCAGATTTCGATCTCCACCGAACCGGTCATCCCGGTGATTGCGCGTGAAAAGGTGCCGATGTCGGCGCCCGGCGTACCGGCCCCGATGATTCCGGTCGACGAGGCCATCAAGATCGCCACCCAGCGTATTCCTGGCCTGGAGGCGAGTTTCATCAGCCTGCCGCTCAACGCCTACAGTCATCTGCAGATCGGCGGACGGGGCTGGTACCCGTTGATGTTCCAGACCGCGCAGATCAACCCCTATGACGGTGAAGTCGCTGCGGCACACCTGCTGTCCGACCGCTCGAAACTGGAGTTCGTCACCGAGTCCATGCGCCCACTGCACACCGGCGACTTTGGCGGGATATGGATCAAGCTGATCTGGGCGTTCTTCGGCCTGGTCATGAGCATGATGGTGCTCAGCGGCCTGCTTATCTGGACCAAGCGCACCGCCCTGGCCACGCTCAATGCCCTCAAGCGCGAAGCCAAGACCCAAAATAAGCCCGTTTCCATCCCGGCCATGCAGGCTGAAACCTCGGAGGCCAACTCATGA
- a CDS encoding metal ABC transporter substrate-binding protein yields the protein MSISSPLLRLLLVGLFSLMLAPLANALPNQEPVKRLRIGITLHPYYSYVANIVGDKAEVVPLIPAGFNPHAYEPRAEDIKRIGTLDVIVLNGVGHDDFADRMIATSERPDIPVIEANANVPLLAATGNAARGAGKVVNPHTFLSISASIAQVNNIARELGKLDPENAKTYTQNARAYGKRLRQMRADALAKLTSAPNPDLRVATVHAAYDYLLREFGLEVTAVVEPAHGIEPSPSQLKKTIDELRALDVKVIFSEMDFPSTYVDTIQRESGVKLYPLSHISYGEYSAEKYEVEMTGNLNTVVRAIQESGA from the coding sequence ATGTCTATTTCATCGCCCCTGTTACGCCTGTTGCTGGTTGGCCTGTTCAGCCTGATGCTCGCCCCCCTCGCGAACGCACTTCCTAATCAGGAGCCGGTTAAACGCCTGCGTATCGGCATCACCCTGCACCCTTATTACAGCTACGTGGCCAATATCGTCGGCGACAAGGCCGAGGTGGTACCGCTGATTCCGGCCGGCTTCAACCCTCATGCCTACGAGCCCCGCGCCGAAGACATCAAGCGCATCGGCACCCTGGACGTGATCGTGCTCAACGGCGTCGGCCATGATGATTTCGCCGACCGCATGATCGCCACCAGTGAACGCCCGGACATCCCGGTCATCGAGGCCAACGCCAACGTGCCGCTGCTCGCCGCCACCGGCAACGCCGCGCGCGGTGCAGGCAAGGTGGTCAACCCGCATACCTTCCTGTCGATCAGTGCGTCGATTGCCCAGGTCAACAACATCGCGCGCGAGCTGGGCAAGCTCGACCCCGAAAACGCCAAGACCTACACGCAGAACGCCCGCGCCTACGGCAAGCGCCTGCGCCAGATGCGCGCCGATGCCCTGGCCAAGTTGACCAGCGCCCCCAACCCGGACCTGCGCGTGGCCACCGTGCACGCGGCCTACGACTACCTGCTGCGTGAGTTCGGCCTGGAAGTCACCGCCGTGGTCGAACCGGCCCACGGGATCGAGCCAAGCCCCAGCCAGTTGAAGAAAACCATCGATGAACTGCGTGCCCTGGACGTGAAGGTGATTTTCTCGGAGATGGACTTCCCCTCCACGTACGTCGACACCATCCAGCGTGAATCCGGGGTCAAGCTGTACCCGCTGTCGCATATTTCCTACGGCGAATACAGCGCCGAGAAGTACGAAGTGGAAATGACCGGCAACCTCAACACCGTGGTTCGGGCCATTCAGGAGTCGGGGGCATGA
- the leuC gene encoding 3-isopropylmalate dehydratase large subunit, whose translation MTARTLYDKHIDSHTVCPLDDQGHVLLYIDRQVINEYTSPQAFSGLRDAGRKVWRPGTALAVVDHVNPTTPERIAAMPDAGGARQVSYLAENCRDFGIELLDILDKRQGIEHVIAPEQGFILPGMVIAAGDSHTTTYGALGAFGFGIGTSEIEHLLASQTLVYKRLKTMRVSVDGELAPGLTSKDVIMALIGKIGASGATGYAIEFRGSTLDALSVEARMTICNMAVEAGARGAFMAPDEKVFAYLKGKPRAPKGELWDQALVGWRQLHSDADAVFDREVQLDATTLEPMVTWGTSPDQAAPIGARVPDPQDVSDLILRQDMRRALHYMGLQAGMPLSEIVISHAFIGSCTNARIEDLRDAARVVRGKHVADHVRAMIVPGSTEVRDQAEAEGLATIFIDAGFEWRQSGCSMCLAMNDDVLAPGDRCASSTNRNFEGRQGAGARTHLMSPAMVAAAAITGRLTDIRHFGARP comes from the coding sequence ATGACTGCCAGAACCCTCTATGACAAACACATCGATTCCCACACGGTGTGCCCCCTTGATGATCAGGGCCATGTCCTGCTCTATATAGACCGCCAGGTGATCAACGAATACACCAGCCCGCAGGCCTTCAGTGGCCTGCGTGACGCCGGGCGTAAGGTTTGGCGCCCCGGCACGGCGTTGGCCGTGGTCGATCACGTGAACCCCACTACCCCTGAACGTATCGCGGCGATGCCGGACGCAGGCGGCGCACGGCAGGTGTCCTACCTGGCCGAGAACTGCCGGGACTTCGGCATCGAGTTGCTGGATATCCTCGACAAGCGCCAAGGCATCGAACACGTGATCGCCCCGGAACAGGGGTTTATCCTGCCGGGCATGGTGATTGCCGCCGGTGACAGCCACACCACCACCTATGGTGCCCTCGGGGCCTTCGGTTTCGGCATCGGCACGTCGGAAATCGAACACCTGCTGGCTTCACAGACCCTGGTCTACAAGCGACTGAAGACGATGCGCGTGAGCGTAGACGGCGAGCTGGCGCCAGGCCTGACCTCCAAGGACGTGATCATGGCGCTGATCGGCAAGATCGGTGCTTCGGGCGCGACCGGCTACGCCATTGAATTTCGCGGCTCGACCCTCGATGCGCTGAGCGTCGAGGCGCGCATGACCATCTGCAATATGGCGGTGGAAGCCGGTGCACGGGGCGCGTTCATGGCGCCGGACGAAAAAGTCTTCGCCTACCTCAAGGGCAAGCCGCGCGCGCCAAAAGGCGAGTTGTGGGACCAGGCACTGGTAGGCTGGCGGCAGTTGCACTCGGATGCCGACGCAGTGTTTGACCGAGAGGTGCAACTCGACGCCACCACCCTGGAACCCATGGTCACCTGGGGCACCAGCCCCGACCAGGCTGCGCCCATCGGCGCCCGTGTGCCGGACCCGCAGGACGTCAGCGACCTGATTCTGCGCCAGGACATGCGCCGCGCCCTCCACTACATGGGCCTGCAAGCCGGCATGCCGCTGAGCGAAATCGTCATCAGCCATGCGTTTATCGGCTCCTGCACCAACGCCCGCATCGAGGACCTGCGTGACGCCGCCCGCGTGGTGCGCGGCAAACACGTGGCCGACCACGTGCGCGCGATGATCGTGCCCGGCTCCACCGAAGTGCGCGACCAGGCCGAAGCCGAAGGCTTGGCGACGATTTTTATCGACGCCGGTTTTGAGTGGCGCCAGTCGGGCTGCTCGATGTGCCTGGCGATGAACGACGATGTGCTGGCCCCCGGCGATCGCTGCGCTTCCAGCACCAATCGCAATTTCGAAGGCCGCCAGGGCGCGGGCGCACGCACTCACTTGATGAGCCCGGCGATGGTCGCGGCCGCCGCCATTACTGGCCGCCTCACTGATATCCGCCACTTTGGAGCGCGCCCATGA
- a CDS encoding metal ABC transporter permease, with the protein MSYEAFRLMVQGWASSGYLPEALAYGFVVNALLAGLLIGPVLGGLGTLVVVKRFAFFSEAVGHAALTGVAVGILLGEPYTGPYGALFGYCLLFGILLNYLRNRTGLAPDTLIGVFLSVSLALGASLLLILAGKINVHILENVLFGSVLTVNGNDLLVLAIVGSLVMALALPLYNRIMLASFNPQLAAVRGVAVKTLDYLFVILVTLITVAAVKVIGAILVGALLVIPAAAARLLSQSLKGFFWVSVAIATVSTLCGILLPIIFDLPVPSGAAIILVAGIAFALAAIARGTVPSLKGNLG; encoded by the coding sequence ATGAGTTATGAAGCCTTTCGCTTGATGGTCCAGGGCTGGGCGTCTTCCGGCTATCTGCCGGAGGCGCTGGCCTACGGTTTTGTGGTCAACGCGCTGCTCGCCGGCTTGCTCATTGGCCCGGTGCTGGGCGGCCTGGGGACGCTGGTGGTGGTCAAGCGCTTCGCGTTTTTCTCCGAAGCCGTCGGCCACGCCGCACTGACCGGCGTCGCCGTGGGCATTCTGCTGGGCGAACCCTACACCGGTCCGTACGGTGCCCTGTTCGGCTACTGCCTGCTGTTCGGCATCCTGCTCAACTACCTGCGCAACCGAACCGGTCTGGCGCCGGATACCTTGATCGGGGTGTTCCTGTCGGTGTCCCTGGCGCTGGGTGCAAGCCTGTTGCTGATCCTGGCGGGCAAGATCAACGTGCACATCCTGGAGAACGTGCTCTTTGGTTCGGTATTGACGGTCAACGGCAATGACCTGCTGGTACTGGCCATCGTCGGTTCGCTGGTGATGGCCCTGGCCTTGCCGCTGTACAACCGCATCATGCTGGCCAGCTTCAACCCACAACTGGCAGCAGTGCGCGGCGTCGCCGTAAAGACCCTGGACTACCTGTTCGTGATCCTGGTGACGCTGATCACCGTCGCGGCGGTCAAGGTCATCGGCGCGATCCTGGTCGGTGCGCTGCTGGTGATTCCGGCCGCTGCGGCGCGCCTGTTGAGCCAGTCGCTCAAGGGTTTCTTCTGGGTCTCGGTCGCGATTGCCACCGTCAGCACCCTGTGCGGGATCCTGCTGCCGATCATCTTCGACCTGCCCGTGCCGTCCGGCGCCGCCATCATCCTGGTCGCCGGTATCGCCTTCGCCCTGGCCGCCATCGCGCGCGGCACCGTGCCCAGCCTCAAAGGGAATCTTGGATAA